A DNA window from bacterium contains the following coding sequences:
- a CDS encoding gamma-glutamylcyclotransferase, which translates to MTPKRIDIFFYGLFMDTETLRSKGVQPVNPRLVSVPGFALRIGQRATLVPDPDSRVYGVLMQLSHFEIEQLYADASVQMYRPEAVIAELENAAPVPALCFNLPEPPGPDEANQQYAQKLRDLARRLGLPAHYVDRIA; encoded by the coding sequence ATGACGCCGAAGCGCATCGATATTTTTTTCTACGGTTTGTTTATGGACACGGAGACCCTGCGGTCAAAGGGCGTTCAGCCTGTGAACCCTCGCCTGGTGAGCGTGCCAGGCTTTGCGCTTCGAATCGGTCAGCGTGCAACCCTCGTTCCGGATCCTGATTCGCGTGTATACGGCGTTCTGATGCAGCTATCGCACTTTGAAATCGAACAACTCTACGCTGATGCGAGCGTGCAAATGTATCGTCCGGAGGCTGTGATCGCTGAGCTTGAAAACGCGGCTCCTGTTCCGGCGCTGTGCTTCAATTTGCCCGAGCCGCCTGGACCGGATGAAGCGAATCAACAATATGCACAAAAACTGCGCGACCTGGCCCGGCGTTTGGGGCTGCCTGCGCATTATGTTGATCGTATCGCATGA
- a CDS encoding SgcJ/EcaC family oxidoreductase yields MKRLFLAILFVIVLWQPSSEAGAKEDEAAIHALNQQWILFFKNRDTAGLAGLFTVDGVRMPDGGTTAVGRQAIEAQYRKDFVELWKEKFEASIIEDQIVISGDYAFARGTNTLIHEANGKKVQETGKWMATFRKQGNGSWKYYWSTYNTN; encoded by the coding sequence ATGAAGCGATTATTCCTAGCAATTCTCTTCGTCATTGTTTTGTGGCAACCTTCATCTGAAGCCGGCGCAAAGGAGGATGAGGCAGCGATTCATGCGCTGAATCAGCAGTGGATTCTGTTTTTTAAGAATCGCGACACGGCCGGTTTGGCAGGACTCTTCACGGTGGATGGTGTAAGAATGCCGGACGGTGGCACAACCGCAGTAGGCAGGCAAGCGATTGAAGCGCAGTACCGGAAGGATTTTGTCGAACTGTGGAAGGAAAAGTTCGAGGCATCCATTATCGAAGATCAGATCGTGATTTCAGGAGACTACGCATTTGCCAGAGGCACGAACACATTAATTCATGAAGCGAATGGAAAGAAAGTACAGGAGACCGGGAAATGGATGGCCACTTTCCGCAAGCAGGGCAATGGCTCCTGGAAGTATTACTGGAGCACATACAACACTAATTAG
- a CDS encoding dipeptidase — protein sequence MSKKYFIADTHCDALMRMMDLGYTLQDERLQVSFPKMLKGGHDLQIFACFIDPSVGKDRYINRTLQMIDLLRSEVQKNKKNVSVCASMKEVQKAREQQKKIAMLGIESGHAIMNDLAVLRSYRRLGVIYMTLTWTNTNDWADSSADEERWGGLTQFGQEVVREMNRIGMIVDVSHVSDKTFWHVLRTSTKPVIASHSSARSLCSHPRNMSDEMIKAMAARGGVVFVNFYSAFLNQRFYEEKKKLESRYHKRLQGAVTKWAHKPEMYNYEEEQILRSFVKMLPRVSMKDAVRHIEYIAKIAGVEAVGIGSDFDGIPFWPDGMEDCTSLPVICHSLRKRGFSSSEVDKIASRNLFRIFNDCL from the coding sequence ATGAGCAAAAAATATTTTATCGCCGACACACATTGTGACGCCCTGATGCGAATGATGGATCTCGGTTATACGCTGCAAGATGAGCGTTTACAGGTCAGTTTTCCAAAAATGCTGAAGGGTGGTCATGATCTGCAGATTTTTGCCTGCTTTATCGATCCTTCCGTGGGGAAAGATCGATATATAAACAGAACGCTTCAGATGATCGATCTTCTTCGAAGCGAAGTTCAGAAGAACAAGAAAAATGTTTCGGTTTGCGCTTCGATGAAAGAAGTGCAAAAAGCGAGGGAACAACAAAAGAAGATTGCCATGCTGGGAATCGAGAGTGGCCACGCGATCATGAATGATCTGGCAGTGTTGCGCTCCTACCGTCGGCTTGGGGTAATTTACATGACTTTGACGTGGACCAATACGAACGACTGGGCTGATTCTTCTGCAGACGAAGAACGATGGGGAGGACTCACGCAATTCGGACAGGAAGTGGTGCGTGAAATGAACAGGATTGGCATGATCGTGGATGTCTCACACGTTTCAGATAAAACTTTCTGGCACGTTTTGCGAACCTCCACAAAGCCTGTAATCGCATCCCATTCCTCAGCCCGCTCCTTGTGTTCTCATCCCAGAAACATGTCGGATGAAATGATCAAAGCAATGGCGGCCAGAGGCGGAGTTGTTTTTGTTAATTTCTACTCAGCTTTCCTCAATCAACGTTTTTATGAAGAGAAGAAAAAACTGGAAAGCCGCTATCATAAACGTCTGCAGGGCGCGGTTACCAAATGGGCCCACAAACCGGAAATGTATAACTATGAAGAAGAGCAGATTCTGCGGTCGTTCGTTAAAATGTTACCTCGGGTATCGATGAAAGATGCAGTCCGGCACATCGAGTACATCGCTAAAATCGCTGGAGTCGAAGCGGTCGGCATCGGATCTGATTTTGACGGCATCCCCTTTTGGCCGGACGGCATGGAAGATTGCACTTCACTTCCTGTTATATGTCATTCCTTGCGAAAACGCGGCTTCAGTTCCTCAGAAGTGGATAAAATCGCAAGCCGCAACCTCTTCCGCATTTTTAACGACTGCCTCTAA
- a CDS encoding tetratricopeptide repeat protein codes for MILRVSDGIRANKMDSFTLNQASKMLDISPRRLRHWEKIQFVSRSIKNEEGSFYSFQDLVSLRAAAALISGGISLQQVIRSIELIKKKFPEINGISELKFFSHNNTLMMRYNGLSFDPVNGQLLLSFEDREHAAPAAFKSRQKERNHLFWFEYGLRYDIEGKWQLAVKAYRKALQLDPTLADCWNNLATIYYRVGKKKKAIRYYLNALKINSSYKLAYYNLGNIFEELKKFRTAVKMYLRAIELDPEYYDAHYNLALVYDKIHSYREACHHWEIYFRFDSGSRWARYARERVQEISRGTMIRKREKQE; via the coding sequence ATGATATTGCGGGTTTCGGATGGCATCCGTGCAAACAAGATGGATTCTTTTACCCTGAACCAGGCGTCCAAAATGCTGGACATCTCCCCCCGGCGTCTCCGTCATTGGGAAAAAATACAGTTTGTCAGCCGTTCCATTAAAAACGAAGAAGGCTCCTTCTATTCATTTCAGGATCTTGTCAGCCTGCGAGCCGCAGCTGCTTTGATTTCGGGTGGAATTTCACTCCAGCAAGTGATTCGGTCCATCGAGCTCATTAAAAAGAAATTCCCGGAAATCAACGGAATCAGCGAGCTGAAATTTTTCTCTCACAACAACACTTTGATGATGCGTTACAACGGACTTTCTTTCGATCCGGTCAACGGGCAACTCCTGCTGAGCTTTGAGGACCGGGAGCATGCGGCTCCTGCAGCGTTTAAGTCTCGTCAGAAAGAGAGGAACCACCTTTTTTGGTTTGAATATGGCTTGCGCTATGACATTGAAGGAAAATGGCAGCTTGCTGTCAAAGCCTACCGGAAAGCGCTTCAACTGGACCCTACACTTGCAGATTGCTGGAACAATCTCGCGACAATCTATTACCGCGTGGGCAAAAAGAAAAAGGCGATTCGTTATTATCTGAATGCGCTGAAAATCAATTCCTCCTACAAGCTTGCTTATTACAACCTGGGAAATATTTTTGAAGAACTCAAGAAGTTCCGCACAGCGGTAAAAATGTACTTGAGAGCGATCGAGCTGGATCCTGAATATTACGATGCGCATTACAATCTGGCGCTCGTGTACGACAAGATACATTCGTATCGTGAAGCCTGTCATCACTGGGAGATTTATTTCCGGTTTGACTCGGGGAGCCGCTGGGCGCGCTATGCGCGCGAGCGAGTTCAGGAAATAAGCCGTGGAACCATGATCCGCAAGCGCGAAAAGCAAGAATAA
- a CDS encoding cyclic nucleotide-binding domain-containing protein — protein MFWKKKSAEDYIGKKQYQKAIALYREKLQEQPRNTALLMNIADTLLMDKQVDHAIREYKKIAVIQTEQGFILKAIAVYKKILKIQPGNAEVEHLLSNLSERLAMTEQSSPVEKAKTPPLKETEEANLEIENKLLKDLSPDEFKQVVAKLNLRHFEEGAVVVKEGDPGDSLFVVVHGEVRVLTRTPLNKEVFLANLGEGEFFGEIALLTGKPRTATIITNTRSELLELTKEDYEKIILRYPNVKKVVEEFHVQRTYKTVEAMIQAAQEKP, from the coding sequence GTGTTTTGGAAAAAGAAGAGCGCCGAAGATTACATAGGAAAGAAACAGTATCAAAAGGCGATTGCCCTCTACAGAGAGAAGCTCCAGGAGCAACCCAGGAACACCGCACTTTTGATGAACATCGCGGACACTCTCTTAATGGATAAGCAAGTGGATCATGCGATTCGCGAATACAAAAAAATCGCAGTGATACAAACAGAACAGGGGTTCATATTAAAAGCGATCGCGGTCTACAAAAAGATTCTCAAAATTCAACCGGGAAACGCAGAAGTGGAACACCTGCTCAGCAATCTTTCTGAACGACTGGCGATGACAGAGCAATCGTCACCTGTGGAGAAAGCTAAAACACCACCCTTAAAGGAAACTGAAGAAGCGAATCTTGAGATTGAGAATAAGTTATTGAAGGATCTCAGTCCGGACGAGTTCAAGCAGGTCGTGGCGAAATTGAATCTCCGTCATTTTGAAGAAGGCGCCGTGGTTGTAAAGGAAGGGGATCCGGGTGATTCGCTTTTTGTTGTGGTTCATGGAGAGGTTCGTGTCTTAACGCGTACTCCTTTGAATAAGGAAGTGTTTTTGGCAAATCTTGGAGAGGGAGAATTTTTTGGTGAAATTGCATTGCTAACCGGAAAACCACGAACTGCGACCATCATTACGAATACCAGATCGGAACTCTTAGAACTGACGAAAGAAGATTATGAGAAGATCATCTTGCGTTATCCGAATGTGAAAAAGGTGGTGGAGGAATTCCACGTGCAGCGTACGTATAAAACAGTCGAAGCGATGATCCAAGCCGCCCAGGAAAAACCTTGA
- the fmt gene encoding methionyl-tRNA formyltransferase has product MRIVFMGSPQFAVPSLEILSGSTHEVVAVVTQPDRPKGRNLLPQAPPVKIVAHRLGIPVLQPVTTKSDIFLEEMRSFHPDLLVVVAYGEILRPTLLNLPPYGAVNLHASLLPKYRGAAPIPWAILQGESHTGATTMLINEVMDGGDILLQQECPILPADTGDTLTKKLANLGAPLLRRTADLLQRNEITPKPQDLAQVTYAPKLRKEDGRIDWTKTASWISRQFRAFDAWPGSFSYFRDLRVKFWLAHATEGETTSLPGTVIAVQKHSFQIACGEGTILEVLEIQPENRPRFPAADFIHGYSIHPQDRFLSSAVP; this is encoded by the coding sequence ATGCGAATCGTGTTTATGGGATCGCCTCAGTTTGCGGTTCCGAGTCTGGAAATTCTTTCCGGTTCAACTCATGAGGTTGTTGCAGTAGTCACTCAACCGGATCGTCCTAAGGGACGCAATTTATTGCCGCAAGCGCCTCCGGTGAAGATTGTTGCGCACCGTCTTGGGATCCCGGTGCTTCAGCCGGTGACAACGAAGTCCGACATTTTCCTTGAGGAAATGCGATCTTTTCATCCGGATTTGCTGGTTGTGGTTGCTTACGGAGAGATACTCAGGCCGACTCTGTTGAATCTCCCCCCTTATGGAGCGGTGAATCTTCATGCTTCGTTGCTTCCCAAATATCGCGGAGCTGCGCCGATCCCCTGGGCCATTCTACAGGGCGAGTCCCATACGGGCGCAACGACAATGTTGATCAATGAAGTCATGGATGGCGGGGACATCCTTTTACAGCAGGAATGCCCGATCTTGCCTGCCGACACGGGCGACACTCTCACGAAAAAACTCGCAAATCTGGGAGCTCCTTTGCTCAGACGGACTGCAGATCTATTGCAAAGAAATGAGATCACGCCGAAACCGCAGGATCTTGCGCAGGTTACCTACGCTCCGAAATTGCGTAAAGAAGATGGCAGGATCGATTGGACTAAGACGGCTTCCTGGATTTCGCGACAGTTTCGAGCGTTCGATGCATGGCCCGGAAGCTTTTCCTATTTTCGCGACCTGAGAGTGAAGTTCTGGTTGGCCCACGCTACGGAGGGGGAAACCACGAGTCTTCCGGGCACTGTAATTGCCGTCCAGAAGCATTCATTCCAGATTGCATGCGGAGAGGGTACGATCCTGGAAGTTCTTGAAATACAACCTGAAAACAGACCTCGCTTTCCCGCTGCGGATTTCATTCATGGCTATTCGATTCATCCACAGGATCGTTTCCTATCGTCGGCTGTTCCTTGA